The genomic window CATTTGGAAGGGAAGTTCTTCCTCTCGTACTATTCTCAAAAAAGAAATAGCAACTCCTAGTCGTCCATCACACCACCTGTAAGCTGGTACATGAGGTAAATGTGCTCCAAGACTTTTACCTTATCCATATGGTCTACATCTTTAAAGCCACCTAATGCTAGAAGTGGAACGAAACCAAAACATTCATCGTAGGCTAGCAGACCATGTTTGGCAACAGCTTTTTTATAGAGTGGGATATCAAAATAATCATCTTTGAAATCTTCATCATCAACATACTCTATGAAACGATCCATACGCTTAATCATAATATCTAAATCCTGAATATTGTATTGGACAATTCCCACATAGGTATTCTTTTCCCAAGTAATAATATCTCCAAATGCTGTTACGAACATAGGAAAAGCGACATCTCCTCTGAAATAGCTATCTTGGAGAAGCTCTAGATAATCATCTGGATTGATGACTTTTAGATAACCATCTAAAAAGGTTCCCAGACCATCTTCCTGCCAAATTTGAACTAACTCAGCTGGAACTTGATTTTTATATTTTTCAATAACATCTTTGGGCATATCTGCCACTTTGACAAAATCTTTTAACATCTATTAATCCTCTGCCGCAATCTTCATAAAAGCCTGTTTAAAGTCTTCGTACATCTCAAAAGCAACTTTCATGACATTTTCAAAGT from Streptococcus oralis includes these protein-coding regions:
- a CDS encoding T6SS immunity protein Tdi1 domain-containing protein — its product is MLKDFVKVADMPKDVIEKYKNQVPAELVQIWQEDGLGTFLDGYLKVINPDDYLELLQDSYFRGDVAFPMFVTAFGDIITWEKNTYVGIVQYNIQDLDIMIKRMDRFIEYVDDEDFKDDYFDIPLYKKAVAKHGLLAYDECFGFVPLLALGGFKDVDHMDKVKVLEHIYLMYQLTGGVMDD